The following coding sequences are from one Coffea arabica cultivar ET-39 chromosome 11e, Coffea Arabica ET-39 HiFi, whole genome shotgun sequence window:
- the LOC113719070 gene encoding uncharacterized protein, whose translation MTSILASKTCIWSPADQDYLSKGRSCRNPTFKFSNLDSPSKELFTPNLHLVSGRHQSARNFGPVFSGALDGDMDPDESADEKDNEDSPKDEPGGVNSETLREKLERIVGTDDSTFSGIDLATLIRNKFGRSYDVQLIKKEFMGRNLLALNVMWKYREQRSFPLTEEEYLLRLDDVANTLKCWGAVSHVRNSLKKLREKERPRIGKAVSIFIDMDESGGRANEWIYK comes from the exons ATGACAAGTATTTTAGCAAGCAAAACATGTATTTGGTCTCCGGCAGATCAGGATTATTTGTCCAAGGGTAGAAGCTGCAGAAATCCCACTTTTAAATTCTCAAATCTGGATTCTCCTTCCAAAGAACTCTTTACTCCTAATTTACACCTGGTAAGTGGACGTCACCAAAGTGCTAGAAACTTTGGGCCAGTTTTTTCTGGTGCACTTGATGGTGATATGGATCCAGATGAGTCTGCCGATGAAAAGGACAATGAGGATTCTCCCAAGGATGAACCTGGAGGG GTGAATAGTGAGACTCTAAGGGAAAAGCTTGAAAGAATTGTTGGAACAGACGACTCTACTTTCAGTGGGATAGACTTGGCAACTCTTATACGGAACAAATTTGGGAGGTCCTACGATGTTCAACTGATAAAAAAG GAATTCATGGGAAGGAATCTCCTTGCACTAAATGTTATGTGGAAGTACAGGGAACAG AGATCTTTTCCTTTAACCGAAGAAGAGTATCTACTGAGGCTTGATGATGTGGCAAACACATTAAAATGCTGGGGAGCTGTATCACATGTTCGGAACAGCCTCAAAAAattgagagagaaagagaggccTCGGATAGGGAAG GCTGTTAGCATTTTTATAGACATGGATGAGTCTGGAGGCCGTGCAAATGAATGGATATACAAGTAG
- the LOC113719069 gene encoding BTB/POZ domain-containing protein At3g19850-like, with the protein MADLCDLQILVNRQQTFFLNQKILTKYSEKLKRTIRQEKKRTQIRSSGIEIDDFPGGPDGFELVSRFCYNNGATTITVSNVSLLHCCAVFLGMTEKMFSSNLLHQTEVFLQQMFYWSWNDVLACLKSLEPFFSFADSCGLVKKLMCLLLAKIAQNSDINQLIASSSSASSSPETSSRFRCSPAATKFWWFEDLTLLSPKTIEYFAKSLGSFAGENNSTVLTRFLLHYLQKSAGRHNNNSKSRASEYNALAETAVSGVVLTARTSFSCRSLFWVLRVVSGFGLSRNCRAGLEKLIGGVLDQATLDDLLVSGRDGAGVYDVNLVMRLVRQFVQSEGAVTVEKMKRVGMLMDKYLGEIAPDQNLKISRFLGVAESLPDCARDCFDGVYRAIDIYLESHPALSLEERSRLCRCLNYEKLSLECCKDLAKNPKIPPRISVQALASQHSSHVPSSADVLFVNDHGSNSTSKSRSPPVASEKPSSFDLDGYETFGDESFDIRQNIQRMQRRVVELEKVCREMKGQMSRMKKGRLMLNAAAVAHGEALPRMC; encoded by the exons ATGGCAGACCTCTGCGACCTGCAAATCCTTGTCAATCGGCAGCAAACATTTTTCCTTAACCAG AAAATCCTTACAAAATACTCGGAGAAGTTGAAAAGGACGATCAGACAAGAAAAGAAGAGGACTCAAATCAGAAGCTCAGGGATAGAGATTGATGATTTTCCAGGAGGCCCTGATGGGTTCGAACTGGTTTCCAGATTCTGTTACAACAACGGGGCGACCACGATCACGGTCTCAAATGTGTCTCTCCTCCATTGCTGTGCAGTCTTTCTTGGAATGACCGAAAAGATGTTCTCTTCCAATCTCTTGCACCAGACCGAAGTCTTCCTTCAACAAATGTTCTATTGGTCGTGGAATGATGTCCTGGCTTGTCTCAAAAGTCTGGAACCATTCTTTTCGTTTGCGGATTCATGCGGTCTCGTTAAGAAGCTCATGTGCTTGCTTCTCGCAAAGATTGCTCAGAATTCGGACATAAACCAGCTCATCGCTTCATCCTCCTCGGCATCCTCCTCCCCGGAAACTTCATCCAGGTTCAGATGTTCCCCCGCGGCCACTAAATTTTGGTGGTTCGAGGACTTGACCCTTCTATCTCCAAAGACGATAGAGTATTTCGCGAAGAGCTTAGGTTCATTTGCTGGCGAAAACAACAGTACAGTCCTCACGAGGTTTCTTCTCCACTACCTTCAAAAATCCGCCGGTCGGCACAACAATAACAGTAAGTCAAGGGCTTCCGAGTACAATGCCCTGGCAGAGACAGCGGTTTCCGGGGTGGTTCTGACGGCGAgaacttcattttcttgcagAAGTTTGTTTTGGGTATTGAGGGTCGTTTCAGGTTTCGGGCTGAGCAGGAACTGCAGGGCCGGATTGGAGAAACTGATTGGCGGAGTGCTCGATCAGGCAACGCTGGATGATCTGCTGGTGTCCGGGCGAGATGGGGCGGGAGTTTATGATGTGAATCTGGTGATGAGGCTGGTGAGGCAGTTTGTTCAGAGTGAAGGAGCTGTCACGGTAGAGAAGATGAAGAGGGTTGGGATGctaatggacaagtacttgggAGAGATAGCGCCTGATCAGAACCTCAAGATCTCAAGGTTTCTTGGTGTTGCTGAGAGCTTGCCGGACTGTGCTAGAGACTGCTTTGATGGAGTCTACAGAGCAATTGACATTTATCTTGAG TCTCATCCTGCACTTTCACTAGAAGAACGTTCAAGACTGTGCAGATGTCTGAACTACGAGAAGCTGAGCCTGGAATGCTGCAAGGACCTGGCAAAGAATCCCAAAATACCTCCAAGAATCTCTGTTCAAGCGCTTGCTTCTCAGCATTCAAGTCACGTGCCATCTTCAGCTGATGTTCTGTTTGTCAATGATCACGGATCGAATTCAACTAGCAAGAGCAGGAGCCCGCCCGTTGCCTCGGAGAAGCCTAGCAGCTTTGATCTTGATGGCTATGAGACCTTTGGAGATGAGAGTTTTGACATCAGACAGAACATTCAGAGAATGCAACGGAGAGTGGTGGAATTGGAGAAGGTGTGCAGAGAAATGAAGGGCCAGATGTCCAGAATGAAAAAGGGCAGGCTTATGCTTAATGCAGCTGCAGTTGCTCACGGCGAAGCTTTGCCAAGGATGTGTTGA
- the LOC113717816 gene encoding probable galactinol--sucrose galactosyltransferase 2: protein MAGTVQDIGREMGSSCYSILQKPKAVCTDIYSSVPMTSSSMLTMTCPSSTTLTATTSRARTSLLLQLKLGCHHWSPSRSRSWTCLRYGHGRGYIGGEGGGGGSCVAEALPKLRILQTYSGTFALRETKQMPGMLDWFGWCTWDAFYHDVNPQGIKDGLSSLSKGGTPARFLIIDDGWQDTTNEFQKEEEPFVEGSQFGARLMSIRENMKFRKASSKASSAPNSLKEFISDIKSTFGLKYVYVWHALMGYWGGLHLDAPGTQKYNPTLKYPVQSPGNLAHKRDIAMDSMEKYGVGTIDPARIFEFYDDLHRYIASQGVDGVKVDVQNILETVATGSGGRVSLTKHFQQALEESIARNFQDNGIICCMGQSTDSIYNSKKSAITRASDDYYPKNPNTQTLHIAAVAYNSIFFGEVVVPDWDMFYSRHNAAEYHAIARAVGGCGVYVSDQPGQHDFNILRRLVLPDGSVLRAKYPGRPSRDCLFCDPVMDGKSLLKIWNLNKCTGVIGIFNCQGAGSWPGLEDSPKMNSPEISGKISPSDDIDYFEEVSGKSWKGDCAVFSFKSASLFRLAKHGKLDITLGTLQCDIFSVSPIKVYGKKVEFAPIGLINMYNSGGATDAIEVITEFSDFGIRIKGRGPGIFGAYSNLKPKSCSMNLMDEGFEFRSEDCLLTIPIPSGTDTWEVAVYY from the exons ATGGCTGGCACAGTACAAGATATTGGGAGGGAGATGGGAAGCAGTTGTTATAGCATATTACAGAAGCCAAAAGCAGTT TGTACAGACATATATAGCAGTGTACCTATGACCTCCTCCTCCATGTTGACAATGACATGTCCATCTTCAACAACATTAACAGCAACAACTAGCAGAGCTAGAACTAGTCTGCTGCTGCAACTCAAATTGGGTTGTCATCATTGGTCTCCGTCCAGGTCCAGGTCGTGGACGTGTCTCAGATATGGACATGGACGTGGATATATTGgaggagaaggaggaggaggcgGGTCTTGTGTTGCGGAAGCCCTACCAAAGTTAAG GATCCTGCAGACGTACAGCGGAACATTTGCTCTGCGGGAGACCAAACAG ATGCCTGGAATGCTAGATTGGTTTGGTTGGTGTACATGGGATGCATTCTACCATGATGTCAATCCTCAGGGAATCAAAGATGGGCTAAGCAG CTTGTCAAAAGGTGGCACTCCTGCTAGATTTCTTATAATTGATGATGGGTGGCAAGACACGACCAATGAATTTCAGAAAGAAGAAGAGCCTTTTGTTGAAGGGTCTCA GTTCGGTGCCAGGTTAATGAGCATTAGAGAGAACATGAAGTTCCGGAAGGCATCAAGTAAGGCTTCCAGCGCCCCGAATAGTCTCAAGGAATTCATTTCAGATATAAAGAGTACTTTTGGCCTCAA GTATGTCTACGTATGGCATGCACTGATGGGATACTGGGGTGGGCTCCATTTAGATGCTCCAGGGACACAGAAGTATAATCCAACGCTGAAGTACCCAGTACAATCACCTGGAAATCTTGCACATAAAAGGGACATCGCTATGGACTCCATGGAAAAGTACGGTGTTGGCACCATTGATCCTGccagaatttttgaattttatgatGATCTACATAGATATATTGCATCACAAGGAGTAGATGGAGTTAAGGTTGATGTGCAGAATATCCTCGAAACAGTAGCCACTGGTTCAGGAGGCCGGGTTTCGCTTACTAAACATTTCCAACAAGCCTTGGAGGAGTCCATTGCCAGGAACTTCCAAGATAATGGCATAATCTGCTGCATGGGTCAGAGTACAGATTCTATTTACAA CTCAAAGAAAAGTGCCATCACGCGTGCATCTGATGATTATTACCCCAAGAATCCCAACACGCAAACACTCCACATAGCTGCTGTAGCTTATAACAGTATATTTTTTGGTGAAGTAGTTGTGCCAGATTGGGACATGTTCTAT AGCCGCCATAATGCTGCCGAATATCACGCGATTGCTCGAGCTGTTGGAGGATGTGGAGTTTATGTAAG TGATCAACCTGGTCAGCATGACTTCAACATACTACGAAGACTCGTGCTTCCTGATGGATCAGTGTTGAGAGCTAAGTACCCTGGGAGGCCTTCAAGGGATTGCCTATTTTGTGATCCAGTTATGGATGGGAAAAG CCTTCTGAAGATATGGAACCTTAACAAGTGTACTGGAGTGATTGGCATATTTAACTGCCAAGGAGCTGGTAGCTGGCCTGGCTTGGAAGACAGTCCTAAGATGAACAGTCCTGAGATATCAGGAAAAATCTCTCCATCTGATGACATTGACTATTTTGAGGAGGTTTCAGGAAAGTCATGGAAAGGAGATTGTGCAGTCTTCTCCTTCAAATCAG CATCACTCTTTCGGCTTGCAAAGCATGGAAAGCTCGACATCACCTTAGGGACATTGCAGTGTGACATCTTTTCTGTTTCACCTATCAAG gTTTATGGTAAGAAGGTTGAGTTTGCACCGATCGGTTTGATCAACATGTACAATTCTGGAGGGGCTACTGATGCAATTGAAGTCATTACCGAGTTTTCTGATTTTGGCATAAGAATCAAAGGAAGAGGTCCAGGTATTTTTGGAGCATATTCCAATCTGAAACCGAAGTCTTGCTCCATGAATTTGATGGATGAGGGATTTGAATTTAGAAGTGAAGATTGCCTTTTGACCATTCCTATTCCCAGCGGTACAGATACGTGGGAAGTTGCAGTTTACTATTAA